The DNA window AGTCAAAATTTTTTGCAACTCGTAACCTAAAAGGTTACATCGTTGTTATAAATTATTTTGAAGCTTAAAATAAAACATCCCGATATTACCAAAGGTGAGGCAGGGATCAACAAAAAAGCCCCTGAATGGGGCTTTTTTAAACGAAAAATTGATTTGGATTCGTATTACTGCTGGTTCTCTTTCTCGGTGAAAATCCCTGCAAAAAGTGCTGTGCTCAAATAGCGTTCACCTGAACTTGGTAGCACAGTTACAATGGTTTTTCCTTCAAATTCAGGTAGTTCAGCAAGACGGTTTGCCGCAACCACAGCGGCGCCTGATGAAATACCCGCCAAAATGCCTTCCTCTTCCATCAGACGACGAGCCATCTCAATCGCTTCGTCGGATGTAACGGTTTCGACGCGGTCAATCATCTCTAAATCTAGGTTGCCAGGAATGAAACCTGCGCCGATACCTTGAATTTTGTGTGGCGCTGGTTTGATCTCTTCACCCGCAAGCGCTTGGCTAATGACAGGAGATTCCGCTGGCTCAACGGCAACAGAGGTGATGGCTTTGCCTTTCTCGCCTTTGATGTAGCGGCTAGTGCCCGTTAACGTACCGCCAGTACCTACACCAGCAACGAATACGTCTACCTGGCCATCGGTCGCTTCCCAAATTTCAGGACCTGTCGTTTTTTCGTGGATTTGTGGGTTGGCTGGGTTATTAAATTGTTGGAGTAGCAGATACTTTTCTGGATTGCTGGCTACGATCTCTTCAGCTCTGGCGATTGCCCCTTTCATGCCTTTCGCCGCTTCAGTCAGTTCGAGATTTGCCCCCAGCGCTTTGAGAAGTTTGCGACGCTCAAGGCTCATTGATTCTGGCATGGTCAGCGTTAATTTGTAGCC is part of the Vibrio cidicii genome and encodes:
- the cysK gene encoding cysteine synthase A: MSKIYEDNSLTIGNTPLVRLNKVSKGKVLAKIESRNPSFSVKCRIGANMIWEAEKAGTLKPGVELVEPTSGNTGVALAFVAAARGYKLTLTMPESMSLERRKLLKALGANLELTEAAKGMKGAIARAEEIVASNPEKYLLLQQFNNPANPQIHEKTTGPEIWEATDGQVDVFVAGVGTGGTLTGTSRYIKGEKGKAITSVAVEPAESPVISQALAGEEIKPAPHKIQGIGAGFIPGNLDLEMIDRVETVTSDEAIEMARRLMEEEGILAGISSGAAVVAANRLAELPEFEGKTIVTVLPSSGERYLSTALFAGIFTEKENQQ